Proteins from one Anthonomus grandis grandis chromosome 8, icAntGran1.3, whole genome shotgun sequence genomic window:
- the LOC126739520 gene encoding DNA repair protein RAD51 homolog 3-like: protein MEQSIYTLNIPKTKLTRLHSLGTYYVNDMTKPIIETLQQNIAEVSQSKTALDLLEEELTNQYILSFNIELDKILTGEITPHRIVELAGPPGSGKTQICFQLSVTTQLPISLGGLNGQVAYLCTNKNFSPTRVQELSQKLLNQFNKVNIKTGLTCKDFLRNIFVFNLNNPADLSTAVKYLDYFLRDKKIKLVIIDNISNPLRKLKGVERTAYAYTLLNELQMLSRTFGFAILITNDFTTKIKDNEVISAPSFGDSFLDRVNTRICLYKQPECEVYTAELLKSSCKSMRNHLGNSFCMF, encoded by the exons ATGGAACAAAGCATTTACACTCTGAATATACCAAAAACGAAATTAACTAGATTACATTCATTGGGAACGTACTATGTAAATGATATGACGAAACCCATTATAGAAACTTTGCAGCAAAATATCGCGGAGGTGTCCCAATCGAAAACAGCATTGGATCTTCTTGAAGAAGAACTGACTAATCAGTATATTTTAAGCTTCAATATTGAACTTGACAAGATTTTAACAGGTGAAATTACACCTCATAGGATTGTCGAGCTTGCTGGACCCCCTGGTAGTGGAAAAACACAAATTTG TTTTCAGCTAAGTGTGACCACTCAGCTCCCAATAAGCTTAGGAGGTCTTAACGGTCAAGTGGCATATTTATGCACCAATAAAAACTTCTCACCCACAAGGGTTCAAGAACTTTCCCAAAAACTTTTAAACCAGTTTAATAAAGTGAACATCAAAACCGGACTGActtgtaaagattttttaaggaatatttttgtttttaatctgAATAATCCTGCTGATCTTTCTACTGCTGTAAAATACTTGGACTATTTTTTAAGAGACAAGAAG ATTAAATTGGTAATAATTGATAACATCTCGAAccctttaagaaaattaaagggAGTGGAGAGGACTGCTTATGCATATACTTTGCTAAATGAATTACAAATGTTAAGTAGAACTTTTGGGTTTGCA ATACTTATCACCAATGACTTTACTACTAAGATTAAAGATAATGAAGTAATTTCTGCCCCATCATTTGGTGACAGTTTCTTAGACAGAGTTAATACCAgaatatgtttatataaacaGCCTGAATGCGAAGTTTATACAGCGGAATTGCTTAAAAGTTCATGTAAATCTATGAGGAATCATTTAGGAAACAGTTTTTGTATGTTTTGA